Proteins co-encoded in one Halorussus lipolyticus genomic window:
- a CDS encoding HPP family protein yields MLDSLRTRYHAAVRRVRRFERREIRDFRRWIEHTSNLIHLSVLLLIPLLIALVTAISNSVDVLPFVLFPPLASGTFTLFADPEGTYASPTKFVGGLTVGALCGTAAIWFGLHTALRDPLGSSQLLVSPAEAALAIFLTGGATWALDFEEPSAFSTALLALIAPAFTSPAGINEFLVDFVGSVFVASVIVASAFHVWREQFYERRSRYLYQSTKGDDHVLVPMRGERARSAAMFGARLAAAHDAGKVVLLDVIDEDDVEKAEQTMQVPTDESETELVGSGTARDVESEEVRVAEEAAKQLEAEADRIETKVGVPCQVVVVGDGTDLPRTVLKTARETNCDLIVTPYEEEKGTLSSFVRELLRSNIDTVAFRSADSSRERWKRTLVPVRRAGDTAHAMIEFARRVSGRSGRVSVCTCIDREDERRATETTLANLVEAFEGSFETRVSRSSIESFLEANDEYYDLTVMGASTDRSAASRFVSPPTFERLHDLDCDVAIVHRG; encoded by the coding sequence ATGCTGGATAGTCTGCGGACGCGCTATCACGCCGCAGTCCGGCGAGTGCGTCGGTTCGAGCGCCGGGAGATTCGGGACTTTCGCCGGTGGATAGAACACACCTCGAACCTGATTCACCTCTCGGTCCTGCTCCTCATCCCCCTCCTCATCGCGCTGGTGACGGCCATCTCGAACTCGGTGGACGTGCTTCCGTTCGTCCTGTTCCCGCCGCTGGCGTCGGGGACGTTCACGCTGTTCGCCGACCCCGAGGGCACCTACGCCTCGCCGACCAAGTTCGTCGGCGGCCTCACGGTCGGCGCACTCTGCGGGACTGCGGCCATCTGGTTCGGTCTCCACACCGCGCTTCGGGACCCCCTCGGTTCGAGCCAACTCCTCGTCTCGCCCGCCGAGGCCGCGCTGGCGATTTTCCTCACCGGAGGAGCGACGTGGGCGCTGGACTTCGAGGAACCGAGTGCGTTCTCGACCGCCCTGCTGGCGCTCATCGCGCCGGCGTTCACCAGTCCCGCCGGCATCAACGAGTTCCTCGTGGACTTCGTGGGGTCGGTGTTCGTCGCCAGCGTTATCGTCGCCAGCGCCTTCCACGTCTGGCGCGAGCAGTTCTACGAGCGCCGGTCGCGCTACCTCTACCAGTCCACGAAGGGCGACGACCACGTGCTGGTCCCGATGCGAGGAGAACGCGCTCGCTCCGCCGCCATGTTCGGCGCGCGACTCGCGGCGGCCCACGACGCTGGCAAGGTCGTCCTGCTGGATGTCATCGACGAGGACGACGTTGAGAAGGCCGAGCAGACGATGCAGGTGCCGACCGACGAGTCCGAAACCGAACTGGTCGGGTCGGGAACGGCCCGAGACGTGGAGTCCGAGGAGGTCCGGGTCGCCGAGGAGGCCGCCAAGCAGTTAGAGGCCGAGGCCGACCGTATCGAGACCAAGGTCGGGGTGCCCTGTCAGGTGGTCGTGGTCGGCGACGGCACCGACCTCCCGCGGACCGTCCTCAAGACCGCCAGAGAGACCAACTGTGACCTCATCGTCACGCCTTACGAGGAGGAGAAGGGAACCCTCTCGTCGTTCGTCCGCGAGTTGCTCCGGAGCAACATCGACACGGTGGCGTTTCGGTCGGCGGACTCGTCCCGAGAGCGCTGGAAGCGCACGCTGGTTCCGGTCCGGCGCGCCGGCGACACGGCCCACGCCATGATAGAGTTCGCTCGCCGGGTCTCGGGGCGGTCTGGCCGGGTCAGTGTCTGCACCTGCATCGACCGCGAGGACGAGCGCCGGGCGACCGAGACTACGCTGGCGAATCTCGTGGAGGCCTTCGAAGGGTCGTTCGAGACCCGCGTCTCCCGGTCGTCCATCGAGTCCTTCCTCGAAGCCAACGACGAGTACTACGACCTGACGGTGATGGGCGCGAGTACCGACCGGTCGGCGGCCTCGCGGTTCGTCTCGCCGCCGACGTTCGAGCGTCTCCACGATTTGGACTGCGACGTGGCAATCGTCCACCGGGGGTAG
- a CDS encoding nucleoside phosphorylase, producing the protein MAKQPHLLVEEGDLNDIALIPGDPGRVDRIANLCDSSEVVAENREYKVVNAEYEGTELTICSTGIGCPSAAIAVEELENVGVETVIRVGTTGALQEGIEIGDMIIATGAAKNEGTSKRYEDVEYPAVPDYDVLTSLVDSAEANDEEVHVGPIASDDAFYAETEEYVADWEEANILSVEMEAAAVFSLTRRRGMAAGAICTVDGNLVEGTQKGETEDEELPEKAKNNVERAIRITLDAVVELAE; encoded by the coding sequence ATGGCGAAACAACCCCATCTCCTCGTCGAGGAGGGCGACCTGAACGACATCGCGCTCATCCCCGGCGACCCCGGTCGCGTGGACCGCATCGCAAACCTCTGCGATAGCTCCGAGGTCGTCGCCGAGAACCGCGAGTACAAGGTCGTCAACGCCGAGTACGAAGGCACCGAACTCACCATCTGCTCGACCGGAATCGGCTGTCCCTCGGCCGCAATCGCGGTCGAGGAACTCGAAAACGTCGGCGTCGAGACGGTCATCCGCGTCGGGACCACCGGTGCGCTCCAAGAGGGCATCGAAATCGGCGACATGATTATCGCCACCGGCGCGGCGAAGAACGAGGGCACCAGCAAGCGCTACGAGGACGTGGAGTACCCCGCAGTCCCGGACTACGATGTCCTCACGTCGCTCGTGGACTCCGCGGAAGCGAACGACGAGGAGGTCCACGTCGGTCCCATCGCCAGCGACGACGCCTTCTACGCCGAGACCGAGGAGTACGTCGCCGACTGGGAAGAAGCAAACATCCTCTCGGTCGAGATGGAGGCCGCCGCGGTCTTCTCGCTGACCCGCCGCAGAGGCATGGCCGCCGGAGCCATCTGCACGGTGGACGGCAACCTCGTGGAGGGCACCCAGAAGGGCGAGACCGAGGACGAAGAACTGCCCGAGAAGGCCAAGAACAACGTCGAGCGCGCGATTCGGATTACGCTCGATGCTGTTGTCGAACTGGCTGAGTAA
- a CDS encoding ArsR/SmtB family transcription factor — MAKAERYDPPKLPEESVLELEDYLAMQRAVSEETRYRIVAELLREGELSASELADALDIPSNKLHYHLDKLEAVGVVGNRLEKERGADGLYSYYVATSLGEAVMQHGIGELIRTEWDIQDRYS; from the coding sequence ATGGCCAAAGCAGAACGCTACGACCCCCCGAAGCTCCCCGAGGAGAGCGTCCTCGAACTCGAAGACTACCTCGCAATGCAGAGAGCGGTCAGCGAGGAGACCCGGTACCGAATCGTCGCGGAACTCCTGCGAGAGGGCGAACTGAGCGCGAGCGAACTCGCCGACGCCCTCGACATCCCCTCGAACAAACTCCACTACCACCTCGACAAACTGGAGGCGGTCGGCGTCGTGGGCAATCGCTTGGAGAAGGAGCGCGGGGCCGACGGCCTCTACTCCTACTACGTGGCAACCTCGCTCGGTGAGGCCGTAATGCAACACGGCATCGGCGAACTCATCCGGACCGAGTGGGACATTCAGGACCGATACTCCTGA
- a CDS encoding DUF7509 family protein, translated as MRDRLLDTLDSTTHWRFLVYVMGPYKSHVTENEEMYAFLEIVRDGLRREGFNAFLATDPDIPLDEMDAGTQTLEFARASNVVLFVVPHEGKNLGVGIEVGAVLEDMTDRQRERILFAHEKGIRSAMIGAVGDRWNVTRRTFADEADLLDEVKLFAADVIRKEDTGELPFPPGEES; from the coding sequence ATGCGAGACCGCCTCCTCGACACCCTCGACTCCACCACCCACTGGCGCTTTCTCGTCTACGTGATGGGGCCGTACAAGTCCCACGTCACCGAGAACGAGGAGATGTACGCTTTCCTCGAAATCGTCCGGGACGGCCTTCGGCGCGAGGGGTTCAACGCCTTCCTCGCCACCGACCCCGACATCCCACTGGACGAGATGGACGCCGGGACCCAGACACTCGAATTCGCCCGTGCGAGCAACGTCGTGCTGTTCGTCGTCCCCCACGAAGGAAAGAACCTCGGCGTCGGCATCGAGGTCGGGGCCGTCCTCGAAGACATGACCGACCGCCAGCGCGAACGCATCCTGTTCGCCCACGAAAAGGGTATTCGGAGTGCGATGATAGGCGCTGTCGGCGACCGGTGGAACGTCACGCGCCGGACGTTCGCCGACGAGGCCGACCTGCTCGACGAAGTGAAACTATTCGCCGCCGACGTGATTCGGAAGGAGGACACCGGCGAACTCCCCTTCCCGCCCGGCGAAGAAAGCTAA
- a CDS encoding carbohydrate kinase family protein, translated as MVEVITAGHVNWDVTLQVDALPKPDGEARIDAQRRSGGGSAANVAVALAGMEFETGLVGSVGDDETGEFVRRGLTDAGVDCSHLLEVEARETTTKYLIVDDEGEVMVLGNEGANEAVTPADVDPEYVTSADHLHLTSQRPDTAAELARTATEAGVSVSFDPGRRLAERDFGEALAYSDVVFLNDREARTILDSDLEHPSSELHGRVVVIKHGEEGAQVDTPEASIDHPGFDAEVVDTTGAGDAFAAGFLAVLLRDGSVVGPTADYERALEFANACGALAAMEEGARTAPTFEDVGAFLDGQF; from the coding sequence ATGGTCGAAGTGATAACCGCCGGCCACGTCAACTGGGACGTGACCCTCCAAGTGGACGCCCTCCCGAAGCCGGACGGCGAGGCCCGAATCGACGCCCAGCGGCGCTCCGGCGGCGGAAGCGCCGCCAACGTCGCCGTCGCGCTGGCGGGCATGGAGTTCGAGACCGGACTGGTCGGGAGCGTCGGCGACGACGAAACCGGCGAGTTCGTCCGCCGAGGACTCACCGACGCGGGCGTGGACTGCTCGCACCTGCTGGAGGTCGAGGCCCGCGAGACCACCACGAAGTACCTCATCGTGGACGACGAGGGCGAGGTCATGGTGCTGGGCAACGAGGGCGCGAACGAGGCGGTCACGCCCGCCGACGTGGACCCCGAGTACGTCACCAGCGCCGACCACCTCCACCTGACTAGCCAGCGCCCCGACACCGCGGCCGAGTTGGCCCGGACCGCGACCGAAGCGGGCGTGAGCGTCTCCTTCGACCCCGGCAGGCGACTCGCCGAGCGCGACTTCGGCGAGGCGCTGGCCTACTCCGACGTGGTGTTTCTCAACGACCGCGAGGCCCGGACGATTCTGGACAGCGACCTCGAACACCCCTCGTCGGAACTCCACGGTCGCGTGGTCGTCATCAAGCACGGCGAGGAGGGCGCGCAGGTCGATACCCCCGAGGCGTCCATCGACCACCCCGGATTCGACGCCGAGGTCGTGGACACCACCGGCGCGGGAGACGCCTTCGCCGCGGGGTTCCTCGCGGTGCTTCTGCGCGACGGGAGCGTCGTCGGCCCGACCGCGGACTACGAGCGGGCGCTTGAGTTCGCCAACGCCTGCGGTGCCTTGGCCGCGATGGAGGAGGGCGCGCGGACCGCGCCGACGTTCGAGGACGTTGGGGCGTTTCTGGACGGGCAGTTTTAG
- a CDS encoding DUF63 family protein, with protein sequence MVLPEGFALPPLPYLVGLLAAVALVAGALARSDPHVSDRTVLALTPWVVVGSSLHVLHVLEWVPEVVSPLLGTPAVYLTTFVPAGLVWLTAIRTDIDPARPVVAVGVLAASAVVAYALARGAGGLRLFWPLVGAVLAFLLAGILWGATRWTHPSVTAATGATGALVLFSHSLDAVSTAVGVDLLGFGERTPISRAVLDVAASLPTAETFGVGWLFVLVKLAIAEVVVVLFADFVREDPTEGYLLLGAVAAVGLGPGVHNLLLFIVTG encoded by the coding sequence ATGGTGCTTCCAGAGGGTTTCGCGCTCCCGCCGCTCCCGTACCTCGTGGGCCTCCTCGCGGCGGTTGCGCTCGTCGCCGGGGCGCTCGCCCGGTCGGACCCCCACGTCTCCGACCGGACCGTCCTCGCGCTGACGCCGTGGGTCGTCGTCGGGTCGAGCCTCCACGTCCTCCACGTCTTGGAGTGGGTGCCCGAGGTCGTCAGCCCACTGCTCGGGACTCCGGCGGTCTACCTCACGACCTTCGTTCCGGCCGGACTGGTCTGGTTGACAGCGATACGGACCGACATCGACCCCGCGAGGCCGGTCGTCGCTGTCGGCGTGCTGGCCGCCAGCGCAGTCGTCGCCTACGCCCTCGCCCGAGGTGCTGGCGGCCTCCGACTGTTCTGGCCGCTTGTGGGTGCCGTCCTCGCCTTCCTCCTCGCCGGGATTCTCTGGGGTGCGACCCGGTGGACCCATCCGAGCGTAACCGCCGCGACCGGCGCGACCGGCGCGCTGGTGCTGTTCAGTCACTCGCTCGACGCGGTTTCGACCGCGGTCGGCGTGGACCTGCTCGGATTCGGCGAGCGCACCCCCATCTCGCGGGCCGTCCTCGACGTTGCGGCCTCGCTTCCGACAGCAGAGACCTTCGGCGTCGGATGGCTGTTCGTCCTCGTGAAACTCGCCATCGCCGAGGTCGTGGTCGTCCTCTTCGCCGATTTCGTCCGCGAGGACCCGACCGAGGGGTACTTGCTCCTCGGGGCGGTCGCCGCGGTGGGCCTCGGGCCGGGGGTTCACAACCTCCTGCTGTTCATCGTGACGGGGTAG
- a CDS encoding DUF7553 family protein, which yields MSSVPAIIDIRDDLERARQHTDEEVADEFETVRDRLDAFADRDLADREGVLDEIDNELLRMEELLDDEAGRAVRSARNRIHVFRDSLSGTDEDFAVVDYGVHQHEEPEYEGVLPVGQATLSVTVANTGDDAAYNAVSVVEANT from the coding sequence GTGTCATCCGTACCTGCGATTATCGACATCCGAGACGACTTGGAGCGTGCCCGCCAGCACACCGACGAGGAGGTCGCAGACGAGTTCGAGACCGTCCGGGACCGACTCGACGCTTTCGCCGACCGGGACCTCGCCGACCGCGAGGGCGTCCTCGACGAAATCGACAACGAACTCCTCCGGATGGAGGAGCTATTGGACGACGAGGCCGGCCGCGCGGTCCGGTCTGCGCGCAATCGAATCCACGTCTTCCGCGACTCGCTGTCGGGGACCGACGAGGACTTCGCGGTCGTGGACTACGGCGTCCACCAGCACGAGGAACCCGAGTACGAGGGCGTCCTCCCGGTCGGCCAAGCAACCCTGAGCGTCACGGTTGCTAACACCGGCGACGACGCCGCCTACAACGCGGTGTCGGTCGTCGAAGCGAACACCTGA
- a CDS encoding SPW repeat protein, with the protein MSETTTDSDNTGGYISAATALLGAWLIVGVFVFSPMPDANFWNDIIVGGAIGTIAGYNAIQSDDRGINTGAASLVALLGLWMVIAPFVFETTGAASFWSDVLTGALVAVLAGYNAYRSRETDRRATTAEAETP; encoded by the coding sequence ATGAGTGAGACAACCACGGACAGCGACAACACTGGGGGGTACATCTCGGCCGCGACCGCACTGCTCGGCGCGTGGCTCATCGTCGGCGTGTTCGTCTTCTCGCCGATGCCGGACGCCAACTTCTGGAACGACATCATCGTCGGCGGCGCAATCGGGACCATCGCGGGCTACAACGCGATACAGTCCGACGACCGGGGTATCAACACCGGGGCCGCGTCGCTGGTCGCCCTGTTGGGCCTCTGGATGGTCATCGCACCGTTCGTCTTCGAGACGACCGGGGCCGCGTCGTTCTGGAGCGACGTCCTCACCGGCGCGCTGGTCGCGGTGCTGGCGGGCTACAACGCCTATCGTTCCCGCGAGACCGACCGCCGCGCCACGACCGCCGAGGCCGAGACCCCGTAG
- a CDS encoding NUDIX hydrolase yields MSDDRDELAWDLLDSEVAYSCPGFDVRREEVRLPDGTETDFDYLSEPESVVVLPFTPDGEVVVIEEWRQAVRRVNRSLPVGGMEPEDDDRESAARRELREETGHEAETVEFLTSVEPANGVANSVLHFFVARGCTPTAEQELDHNESIRVDTTTLDELREHIRERDIRDGRTTLGLLYYEAFGTADE; encoded by the coding sequence ATGAGCGACGACCGAGACGAACTCGCGTGGGACCTCCTCGATTCGGAGGTCGCTTACTCGTGTCCCGGATTCGACGTGCGCCGCGAGGAGGTCCGCCTCCCGGACGGCACCGAAACCGACTTCGACTACCTCTCGGAACCCGAGAGCGTCGTGGTCCTCCCGTTCACCCCCGACGGCGAAGTCGTCGTCATCGAGGAGTGGCGACAGGCGGTCCGGCGGGTCAACCGAAGCCTCCCGGTCGGCGGAATGGAACCCGAGGACGACGACCGGGAGTCGGCGGCCCGCCGCGAACTCCGCGAGGAGACCGGTCACGAGGCCGAAACCGTGGAGTTTCTGACCAGCGTCGAACCGGCAAACGGGGTGGCGAACTCGGTCCTGCACTTCTTCGTGGCCCGCGGGTGTACCCCGACCGCCGAGCAGGAACTGGACCACAACGAGTCGATTCGGGTGGACACGACCACGCTGGACGAACTGCGGGAGCATATCCGAGAGCGCGATATTCGAGACGGGCGGACGACACTCGGACTGCTCTACTACGAGGCGTTCGGGACCGCAGACGAATAG
- the tgtA gene encoding tRNA guanosine(15) transglycosylase TgtA, producing MRDHFEIRDQDGLGRIGELSVPRAGVTVETPALLPVINPHVRTVEPSRLESEFGAEILITNSYIFYGSDDYREEALDRGLHDVLDFDGAIMTDSGSFQLAEYGEIDVTTPEILQFQHDIGSDIGTPVDIPTPPDVPREEAEDELATTQERLEVAEGVEVGDMLVNAPVQGSTYPDLREEAGRHAEATDLDVFPVGAVVPLMNDYRYAEMVDVVAGAKRGLGADAPVHLFGAGHPMMFALAVAMGCDLFDSAAYALYARDDRYLTVRGTEQMDDLDYFPCSCPVCAEYTPAEMRSLADREREELLAEHNLHVTFQEMRTVKQALRAGNLLELVETRARAHPAMLDGYRALTDHADQLEREDSVSKGAFFYLSGESARRPEVVRHHQRLERLNPEGEVLLTEGGRSDRYDESWRVVAPFGPFPRDLSETYPLTAEVPEEMDAEGYRSAAEGIARLVEANPETEFTLAYHDWPESALKVVPERIDTVDLAE from the coding sequence ATGAGAGACCACTTCGAAATCCGCGACCAAGACGGTCTGGGTCGCATCGGGGAACTCTCGGTCCCGCGTGCCGGCGTGACCGTCGAGACCCCCGCACTCCTACCGGTCATCAACCCCCACGTCCGAACCGTCGAACCCTCGCGCCTCGAATCCGAGTTCGGCGCGGAGATTCTGATTACGAACTCCTACATCTTCTACGGAAGCGACGACTACCGCGAGGAGGCGCTCGACAGGGGCCTCCACGACGTGCTGGACTTCGACGGAGCCATCATGACCGACTCGGGGTCGTTCCAGTTGGCCGAGTACGGCGAAATCGACGTGACCACCCCCGAAATCCTCCAGTTCCAGCATGACATCGGGAGCGACATCGGGACGCCCGTAGACATCCCGACGCCGCCGGACGTGCCCCGCGAGGAGGCCGAGGACGAACTGGCCACGACCCAAGAGCGCCTCGAAGTCGCCGAGGGCGTCGAGGTCGGCGACATGCTGGTCAACGCGCCGGTACAGGGTTCGACCTACCCCGACCTGCGCGAGGAGGCCGGTCGCCACGCCGAGGCCACCGACTTGGACGTGTTCCCGGTCGGTGCGGTCGTCCCGCTGATGAACGACTACCGCTACGCCGAGATGGTGGACGTGGTTGCCGGGGCCAAGCGCGGTCTGGGCGCGGACGCGCCGGTCCACCTGTTCGGCGCGGGCCACCCGATGATGTTCGCGCTGGCGGTGGCGATGGGGTGCGACCTGTTCGACTCGGCGGCCTACGCCCTCTACGCCCGCGACGACCGGTATCTCACCGTCCGGGGTACCGAGCAGATGGACGATTTGGACTACTTCCCCTGCTCGTGTCCGGTCTGCGCCGAGTACACCCCCGCCGAGATGCGGAGTCTGGCCGACCGAGAGCGCGAGGAGCTACTGGCCGAACACAACCTGCACGTCACCTTCCAAGAGATGCGGACGGTCAAGCAGGCGCTCCGCGCCGGAAATCTGCTGGAACTGGTCGAGACTCGCGCTCGCGCTCACCCCGCGATGCTCGACGGCTACCGCGCGCTCACCGACCACGCCGACCAACTGGAGCGCGAGGACTCGGTGTCGAAAGGGGCCTTCTTCTACCTCTCGGGCGAGAGCGCCCGCAGACCCGAGGTCGTGCGCCACCACCAGCGCCTCGAACGCCTGAACCCCGAGGGCGAGGTCCTCTTGACGGAGGGCGGCCGGAGCGACCGCTACGACGAGTCGTGGCGCGTCGTCGCCCCGTTCGGTCCCTTCCCGCGGGACCTCTCGGAGACGTACCCGCTGACCGCCGAGGTGCCCGAGGAGATGGACGCCGAGGGGTACCGCTCGGCCGCGGAGGGAATCGCCCGACTCGTAGAGGCTAACCCCGAGACAGAATTCACGCTGGCCTACCACGACTGGCCCGAGAGCGCGCTGAAGGTGGTCCCCGAGCGAATCGACACGGTTGACCTCGCGGAGTAA